Sequence from the Microplitis demolitor isolate Queensland-Clemson2020A chromosome 2, iyMicDemo2.1a, whole genome shotgun sequence genome:
GGATAACGAAACCCAGGAAATGGAGATCACTTTCCGCAGACTCACGGCTCAAACGCTGAACTTTGGCgtaagttaatttattgagTGGTTTGTGTCCCATTGCAATCACACGGTAGCCTTCGGAGGTGTATTCCTGGAGAACTGAAGCAAAATCTGCAGGGATTGATTCTGGGCGTGATAGACTTTGGATCATTTCCGGACTTCCTTTGCAGTAGAGATCATAGTGCGTAGCACCCAACGTCCGGGTGATGACACTCATACGCTGTAAGCTTGATGTGAAAGGAAACTGTCTTATAATACCTATTTCTAATCCTTGCTCAGCTAATTCCGCATCCGAAGCAGCCAAATTGTTTAGTGACATGTTCTCTACTTCCGAATTGGCGATCGAGTTCTGGCGAGCTGGGGACATACCCGGCAGTGGCTCTTGAGTATGTAGCAGCCTTGAATTTTTGGGAGGGCGTACTATTGTCGGAAACATCATCGAGAACTTGGTGTTATCCGATACGTCAGGCTCTTCAAGAGTCCAGCCGGTTGACTCGAACATCTTTAGATCCAGTGGATCTCCAACCAATGATCCATCAATGATTGTTATTTCATGGCAACTTACCATGCCAAAAAGTAGTTCTGCTGCCGGTAATGAGCTTATTGACTTCACAGggacgaaaaattttctttccgttgcCGGAACTACACCCCACATATCTAGACCATCTTCTGTAAGGGTTCCAGTTTTATCAAAGCAAATGCAGTCAATAGAACCCGACACATTGATAGCTCGAGGACTTGTACAGTAAATTCGTTTCTTCTCAAGTCGGTTTTGAGCAACCAGGCGCCCTACTGTCATAGCAGCAGGCAGCGCCGGTGGAACAACAACTGTGATGAGATCTAAGGCTTCTAGAATAATATCACGAGTAGGTATGCCGCGCATCGATTTGGTTATTACTGTGTAAATAGCACCGACGATTGCGATACACGCCAGGATTTCAACGAATTTATATGAATCTTGCTCGAATTTAAAGTCCACTGGTGGCGGGTACATTATTGATCGCACGAGTCCTCCTTTGCTGGTAGTGAATCCTGTTCGGATAATCACAGCAAGGACTTTTTCGCCGCCAAAGTATCGAGTTTGGATGACTTTCGTGCCACAGAAGAGGGTATGACGTGCGTGTTCTTTGGTATCGTATATCATATCCGCTGAAGATGGGACCGGGGTCTTGGTGACGGGCACGGATTCTCCAGTTAACATCGACTCGTTGAGGATGCACGTTCCTGTAAGAAGAACTGCGTCACAGGGCATTACACAACCGTGCGGGGGTATCACTAAGATGTCGCCAGGAACCAAACGATCGGACGTGATGGAATCTGTTTTACCAGTCGTGCGGTCTCGCATAACTGTAGCTACATCTGATGAATGGACCGTTGAACTTAATTTTTGCTGGTTCTGCAATCATTGAAGCGCGTGGTTAGTTTTGGCTTTATTAATTGTGGCAATTGAAGGTTTATTAATAGATCGAatgtaaattgaaattaaaattgaattcacTTACGCGACGGGTTTGGATGACGGCCATCGTGATGCCGAAGCCAGACATTGTCATAATTGCCAGACCGTAGTAGTAGTAATCGTCAGCTATCCACAGGCCGAAACTGAATAATTGGAAGACGTAAAATGGATTCAATGCCTCGAGACACAATAAATGGATGAAACTTTTCAgcggtatttttatttcattgttcCCGTAAACGCTGCGTCTGTaatgcaaattttattgtattagacattgaattttcttttttagggGAAATAAAGAATCTTAACAATTTTGTAAATTCTgcaaataagaattaaaataaatttatcactacTAATCTTGTAGCCATGCTCATCAGTCTGCCAATCATTCCAACTGGAGAACTCTACAAGAAATTTGCACAGTGctaaaatggatatttttattacaaagttataaattttacctcagAAATTGTTCCTGAGAAGTCAATCCCGGCATTTGGTGTAACGTTGATGTAGAAACACCAGTATCTAAGCCAGCTAGCTTGAGAAATTCGCCTCGTTCATTATCCCAGATGTAAACAAGTTTTTTGCATGTGAACATCAAAATGGAGGACACTCGTTTAAAATGTCCGCTGTGCAAGTGAACCGACAGTTTCAGAGTATCATCAATAGTTGTCACGCCAGCCAGATCCGTTGAATTGACACTAGCCGCATCATTCCAAGATTCATCAATCAGTGTCTCGCTGTCCAGTGCATTTTTACTGCAATTTAttcgaacaaattaatttaagaaatcaattggcttaaataataattataaatacttacgATACATCAGCAGCAGTCAGtgtctttagtttttttacataatagtAAGCATGTTTGCCTTGAAATCTTTCGATCAGCAGCACAGTATCAGCCTCGTCGAGTGAACATTTAGAATGAGTTGCTCGTACCATCAAATGTGGTACCCAATGAAATACAAGACGTAGGAGACCACCAGTTGCTACTATCAGGAGCCAAGTGATTATTGTAAAGATTTTATTCCTACGGTATCtggaaaataagtaaattattttagtttttaacttgtttcaatttttttttagtaatttacaGTTTAGTGTTTCCAATTTAAGAAATATCGCCAATTTCATTCAAGTTGCAGTTAGTCTTAACCAACAGTCATTGATAAAAACTGATgcatgttaataattatttattaactccTCGTCCgcgtggggtaaaatgggccgaCGAAAATTccatctcatattttttttttttcatttttaaaaaatattaatcgagacttagtagaaataaatatgttCTCTTCATTATCCATGagcttcaaaaatatttttaatattaccaGAAAcataaaagtatgaaaatataaattatcaatatagtCTTACAATTGTCTAAAAACAAGTGCGTCattattctcaaaatttataaaaattgatgcaTGTTAATTATCATCTATTAATTCCTTGCCCACCTAGGGTAAAATGAGCcgcaaaaaacaaaatttattattgatagaaTTGAATGATGGCCAAATGTAATAGAATCTTTTCAACAAAGTatcattattatgaaaaaaagataCTTTTTATGTATTAGATAACAAACTTGTCTTTTCAATTGAttgtaatttgaataattgtgGATAGTCTTGTGTAAATTACAaagtgattattattttttatatatatatttaattctttgtatcaataatgaaattaaatctttatttattacttctaTTGTTCACGACGCAGtttcctatttttttcaatat
This genomic interval carries:
- the LOC103576952 gene encoding polyamine-transporting ATPase 13A3 isoform X2, with protein sequence MDLMDGTRGNGLSQLKNGVDYINPGEEDQMEIYGYRRNKIFTIITWLLIVATGGLLRLVFHWVPHLMVRATHSKCSLDEADTVLLIERFQGKHAYYYVKKLKTLTAADVSKNALDSETLIDESWNDAASVNSTDLAGVTTIDDTLKLSVHLHSGHFKRVSSILMFTCKKLVYIWDNERGEFLKLAGLDTGVSTSTLHQMPGLTSQEQFLRRSVYGNNEIKIPLKSFIHLLCLEALNPFYVFQLFSFGLWIADDYYYYGLAIMTMSGFGITMAVIQTRRNQQKLSSTVHSSDVATVMRDRTTGKTDSITSDRLVPGDILVIPPHGCVMPCDAVLLTGTCILNESMLTGESVPVTKTPVPSSADMIYDTKEHARHTLFCGTKVIQTRYFGGEKVLAVIIRTGFTTSKGGLVRSIMYPPPVDFKFEQDSYKFVEILACIAIVGAIYTVITKSMRGIPTRDIILEALDLITVVVPPALPAAMTVGRLVAQNRLEKKRIYCTSPRAINVSGSIDCICFDKTGTLTEDGLDMWGVVPATERKFFVPVKSISSLPAAELLFGMVSCHEITIIDGSLVGDPLDLKMFESTGWTLEEPDVSDNTKFSMMFPTIVRPPKNSRLLHTQEPLPGMSPARQNSIANSEVENMSLNNLAASDAELAEQGLEIGIIRQFPFTSSLQRMSVITRTLGATHYDLYCKGSPEMIQSLSRPESIPADFASVLQEYTSEGYRVIAMGHKPLNKLTYAKVQRLSRESAESDLHFLGFVILENRLKQETTPVIEELNRASIKTVMVTGDNILTALSVARDCEMIQSDMPVIAVTALQLGQQKPQLYYTRSDHTVSSPMPSSISEMTDLNSIISLETIESGSFVRTDGVYLSDDCHKHSTNKYVFAVDGKTWAIIKQYYPELLPRIATRGAIFARMSPDQKQQLVQELQGLGYYVAMVGDGANDCGALKAAHTGISLSDTESSVASPFTSRETNISCLQSVIREGRAALVTSFGIFKYMAAYSLTQFVSVMILYEIDSNLTDFEFLYIDLLIISVFAFFLPRTQAYDGPLVKDPPPTSLVSTSSILSIALQMILVTGFQCLSYWNLKQYDWYKQFNVEESEDKDDVSCLENYTLFIISSMQYIILAATFSKGHPYRKSVFTNHGLLASFILMSMFSSYLAICPFDWLAHQFELVLPPETSFRVRLVLYGAANLIIALFVECFIVDYLISGKLRYRWHNVDKSKRKFLAIERDMLKNTKWPPLTQEPPTPDVAVPDLIRRNTVTEIKIEKHIPDNASNHGGASIVTPVKSGIFFNKSSPRSLTMANKFGSAREVTLNPTSLVNDRRNTVSMQIVSPCYEDRELTDVTTPSRKLMNGNGDSHIKRRHNSESENGIDQHRTINHGNPLTSINPIATLPRNQSMQNQKIRDINMDKINKSEDLRRGQSVLEMDILPS